CCAGCGCCGGCGCGTGGGCGAGCGTCACGTCGGCCTCGCCGCGCGCGGCGAGGGCGAGCGCCTGGCCCGTGCCCACCGCGATCGTCCTCACCGTGTAGCCGGTCCGCTGCTCGAACATCGGCACGAGGACGTCGAGGAGCCCCGAGTCCTGGGTGGACGTCGTCGTGGACAGGATGACGACCCTCGGCTGGGCGGCGGCGGGCGCGCCCGAGGCGAGCAGCACGAGCGCGGCGGCGAGCAGGCGGACGAGCATCCCCTCTCCTTTCGTCGAACTCGTAGTGTAGCGCACGGCGCTTGCGTTCCCGGAGAATCCCGCTATGCTTCGCCGCATCTGCAACGCAAGGAGGATCCTCCGATGGCCGACGAACGCAAAGGCGCCGTCACGCTCCGCGGCAACCCCCTGACGCTCGGCGGGCCCGAGCTCAAGCCCGGCCAGAGCGCCCCCGACTTCACCGTGCTCGACAACGCCCTCAAGCCGGTCAGGCTCGCCGAGGCGAAGGGCAAGGTGGTCATCCTGAGCTCCGTGCCGTCGCTCGACACGCCGACGTGCGACACCGAGACGCGCCGCTTCAACCAGGAGGCGGCGAAGCTCGGCGAGGGCGTGGAGGTGTGGACGATCAGCCGCGACCTGCCGTTCGCGCAGAAGCGCTGGTGCGGGGCGGCGGGCGTCACGAGCGTCAAGACGCTCTCCGACTTCCGCGCGCGCGTGTTCGGGCCGGCCTACGGCGTCGAGATCAAGGACGGCCCGATC
The sequence above is a segment of the Candidatus Methylomirabilota bacterium genome. Coding sequences within it:
- the tpx gene encoding thiol peroxidase — protein: MADERKGAVTLRGNPLTLGGPELKPGQSAPDFTVLDNALKPVRLAEAKGKVVILSSVPSLDTPTCDTETRRFNQEAAKLGEGVEVWTISRDLPFAQKRWCGAAGVTSVKTLSDFRARVFGPAYGVEIKDGPIAGLTARAVFVVGKDGTLRHVEYVKEIASEPNYEAALAAAKAAAQGG